The Pochonia chlamydosporia 170 chromosome 1, whole genome shotgun sequence genome window below encodes:
- a CDS encoding MFS transporter (similar to Neosartorya fischeri NRRL 181 XP_001257341.1): MSPNVDEKTKDADVRHTGSSSSSDNANAAGFLPATAGVTNVDAAWKFLNEHRDAQGVEEVNLTKLRHKIDWHIVPLMFLCYTMQFLDKVILNYAAVMGINKDLKLQGNDFSNVATFLFVGLLCFEVPNIYFLQVFPAAKWLGVNVTLWGIATACGAAAHNYQTLLVSRVFLGIFEATIAPSLMLISSQWYTKSEQAPRFSFWYLGLGLGQIVGGLVSFGFQHMSPTAALAGWRTMFVVLGCLTVLFGICTFLFIPDTPMQAKWLSNTEKVALLKHVSVNQTGIQSRKFRIKEIGEALLDPQIYLLVLSVVLLSVSSGVVTTYSATLIRNILSDESPTWAPKKAALLNMPSGVVSIFFTLLVGYGIRKQSHRWAWIIACIIPAIIGGALMSFLPKTNKSGLLAGIYLVNAVVAPLTIFYNWTVANCAGATKRAFAAAIISGSFSLGNIIGPQTFQARDAPDYRPAKLAVMGTQAGCALTTFLLFLYYVWANKRRNDRSKETEEQYLSPEVWATLTDKENKQFRYTY, encoded by the exons ATGTCTCCGAACGTCGATGAAAAGACCAAAGACGCCGATGTCCGGCACACtggttcttcttcttccagcgATAATGCGAACGCCGCTGGATTTCTCCCGGCCACAGCCGGTGTCACTAATGTCGATGCCGCTTGGAAGTTCCTCAACGAGCATCGAGATGCTCAGGGTGTTGAGGAAGTGAATCTTACCAAGTTGCGACACAAGATCGATTGGCATATTGTCCCCCTCATGTTCTTGTGCTACACCATGCAATTCCTCGATAAGGTTATTCTCAAC TATGCTGCTGTCATGGGAATTAACAAGGACCTCAAACTTCAAGGCAACGATTTCTCCAACGTTGCTACCTTCCTCTTCGTTGGTTTACTTTGCTTCGAAGTCCCTAACA TTTATTTTCTTCAAGTATTCCCTGCTGCCAAATGGCTGGGAGTCAATGTCACGCTCTGGGGCATAGCTACTGCctgtggtgctgctgctcaCAACTACCAAACCTTGCTTGTGTCTCGTGTGTTCCTTGGTATCTTCGAGGCAACTATTGCCCCGTCCCTGATGCTCATTAGCAGCCAGTGGTATACCAAGTCCGAGCAAGCCCCCCGTTTCTCCTTTTGGTATCTTGGTCTGGGTCTTGGCCAGATTGTTGGCGGTCTCGTCTCTTTCGGTTTCCAGCACATGTCACCTACTGCGGCGCTTGCTGGTTGGAGAACGATGTTTGTTGTTCTGGGATGCTTGACTGTGCTTTTCGGCATCTGCACTTTCCTCTTTATTCCTGACACTCCTATGCAAGCTAAATGGCTCTCCAACACCGAGAAGGTCGCGCTTTTGAAACACGTCAgtgtcaaccagactggtaTTCAGAGCCGCAAGTTCCGCATCAAGGAGATCGGCGAGGCTCTCTTAGATCCCCAGATTTACCTCTTGGTTCTGTCCGTTGTTTTGCTTTCCGTTTCCAGCGGCGTCGTCACCACCTACTCCGCTACTTTGATTCGCAACATTCTGTCCGATGAGTCTCCTACATGGGCTCCAAAGAAGGCCGCCTTGCTGAACATGCCATCCGGTGTTGTCAGCATCTTTTTCACTCTGCTAGTCGGCTATGGTATCCGCAAACAGTCGCACCGATGGGCATGGATCATCGCCTGTATTATTCCTGC CATCATTGGCGGTGCCTTGATGTCATTCTTGCCAAAGACtaacaagtctggtctgctggcTGGTATCTACCTCGTCAACGCTGTCGTTGCACCTCTCACCATCTTCTACAAC TGGACTGTCGCCAACTGTGCCGGCGCCACGAAGCGGGCTTTTGCAGCTGCTATTATTTCGGGCTCCTTCTCGCTCGGCAACATTATCGGGCCCCAAACTTTCCAGGCGCGCGATGCCCCTGACTACCGACCCGCCAAGCTGGCCGTCATGGGTACCCAGGCCGGCTGTGCTCTGACAACCTTTCTTCTGTTCCTCTACTATGTCTGGGCCAACAAGCGCCGCAACGACCGCAGCAAGGAGACCGAGGAGCAGTACTTGTCTCCCGAGGTTTGGGCTACCTTGACtgacaag
- a CDS encoding FAD binding domain-containing protein (similar to Metarhizium robertsii ARSEF 23 XP_007818476.2), which produces MAQGGTQPAPVASSAEPSSRSPVIIIGAGISGLLLAQHLRQQGIPFRIFERDTDLNTRGVGWGLTLNWSLPMLRSLISPDLLSRLPETYVDREGIAAGIAPRFPFYDLSTGELKATTPPLPETVRVRVTRERLRKWLATDIDVEWGKSFNTFVEENRYIAKATDTQPEGSSRSVTVTFDDGSACVGSLLVACDGSNSRVRRALFPELAMTNLYRIPIAIMGVKMQLSTQQIAGMRELDAYFLQGTSSKDDSFVYMSVLDAPGNSPENPPDSYNLQICLSWPYRDGYLGREKKLCVPDTQEDRRKLFLEFASTYAEPFRSVMGAITEDTEIKSVDLSDWPPPKGLNTTGNVVLMGDSLHQMAMYRGEGANHAIADVVDFANQVVPLLGATNGRSMTSHNTKAEESPNNTLPSCCPQSATTPLDQDRLRIALSQYENTVIDRARPGVLASRRACLDAHEWARIGPESPLLTKRQMNIIYDELADRIVG; this is translated from the exons ATGGCACAGGGCGGAACGCAGCCTGCCCCCGTGGCGTCTTCAGCGGAACCCTCCAGCCGCTCGCCAGTGATCATCATCGGGGCAGGCATCAGcggcttgttgctggctcaGCATTTACGCCAGCAGGGCATACCCTTCCGCATTTTTGAGCGGGATACGGACCTGAACACCCGCGGAGTTGGCTGGGGGTTGACGCTGAACTGGTCTCTGCCGATGCTGAGATCTCTGATCAGCCCTGATCTATTGTCGAGACTCCCTGAGACCTACGTCGATCGCGAGGGCATCGCCGCTGGCATTGCCCCGAGATTCCCATTTTACGATCTTAGCACTGGTGAACTGAAAGCTACGACACCACCTCTTCCAGAGACAGTGCGAGTACGGGTGACACGAGAAAGGTTGAGAAAGTGGCTAGCAACTGATATCGATGTTGAG TGGGGCAAGTCTTTCAACACTTTTGTCGAAGAGAACCGTTAtattgccaaagccacagaCACCCAACCAGAAGGTAGTTCAAGATCTGTTACAGTAACTTTTGATGATGGCTCGGCATGTGTTGGAAGCTTGCTTGTCGCATGCGACGGTAGCAATTCACGCGTTCGGCGGGCCTTGTTTCCAGAGCTAGCAATGACAAACTTGTACCGAATCcccattgccatcatgggcGTTAAGATGCAGCTCTCCACGCAACAGATCGCTGGTATGCGAGAGTTAGACGCCTATTTCTTACAAGGTACTTCGTCTAAGGACGATTCATTTGTCTACATGAGCG TATTGGATGCTCCTGGCAATAGCCCAGAAAACCCACCTGATTCATACAATCTTCAAATTTGCCTTTCTTGGCCTTATAGGGACGGATACTTGGGACGGGAGAAAAAGCTTTGCGTTCCAGACACTCAAGAAGACCGACGAAAATTGTTCTTAGAGTTTGCGTCGACTTACGCAGAGCCATTTCGATCCGTCATGGGGGCGATAACAGAAGATACAGAAATCAAAAGTGTTGATCTGTCTGACTGGCCGCCACCAAAAGGTCTGAATACCACTGGAAATGTCGTTTTGATGGGCGATTCGTTGCACCAAATGGCCATGT ATCGAGGTGAGGGGGCGAATCATGCTATTGCTGATGTTGTTGACTTTGCGAACCAAGTTGTTCCACTGCTTGGGGCAACCAATGGAAGGTCCATGACCAGtcacaacaccaaggcaGAGGAGTCGCCGAACAATACTTTGCCTTCATGTTGTCCCCAGAGCGCAACAACACCGTTGGATCAGGATCGTCTGCGCATCGCTCTGAGCCAATATGAAAATACAGTTATCGACAGGGCTCGGCCAGGGGTGCTGGCATCTCGTCGCGCTTGCCTGGATGCCCATGAGTGGGCTCGAATTGGCCCCGAGAGCCCACTGCTAACTAAACGCCAGATGAACATTATTTATGATGAGCTAGCTGATAGAATCGTGGGTTAG
- a CDS encoding ribosomal protein L8 (similar to Trichoderma reesei QM6a XP_006969572.1): MPPKTGKKVAPAPFPQGKAGSKKAPKNPLIEKRPRNFGIGQDIQPKRNLSRMVKWPEYVRLQRQKKILQMRLKVPPALSQFQHVLDRNTAAQAFKLLNKYRPETKVEKKERLLKEATAVKEGKKKEDVSKKPYTVKYGLNHVVGLIENKKASLVLIPNDVDPIELVVFLPSLCKKMGVPYAIVKGKARLGTVVHKKTAAVLALTEVRSEDKTELSKLVSAVKDGFMEKHDQSRRQWGGGIMGAKAQMRIIKKQKALEAATKI, translated from the exons ATG CCCCCCAAGACTGGAAAGAAGGTGGCCCCGGCCCCTTTCCCTCAGGGAAAGGCTGGCTCGAAGAAGGCTCCTAAG AACCCTCTCATCGAGAAGCGCCCCCGCAACTTCGGCATCGGCCAGGACATCCAGCCCAAGCGAAACCTTTCTCGCATGGTTAAGTGGCCCGAGTATGTCCGCCTCCAGCGCCAGAAGAAGATCCTTCAGATGCGCTTGAAGGTTCCCCCTGCGTTGTCCCAGTTCCAGCACGTCTTGGACCGCAACACCGCCGCCCAGGCTttcaagctcctcaacaagTACCGCCCTGAGACCAAggtcgagaagaaggagcGTCTCCTGAAGGAAGCTACCGCCGTCAAGGAGGGtaagaagaaggaggacgTCAGCAAGAAGCCTTACACCGTCAAGTACGGCTTGAACCACGTTGTCGGTCTCATTGAGAACAAGAAGGCTTCCCTGGTCCTCATCCCCAACGATGTTGACCCCATTGAGTTGGTTGTCTTCCTGCCTTCTCTCTGCAAGAAGATGGGTGTCCCCTatgccattgtcaagggcaaggccCGTCTCGGCACTGTCGTCCACAAGAAG ACTGCTGCCGTTCTGGCCCTGACCGAAGTCCGATCAGAGGACAAGACTGAGCTCTCCAAGCTCGTCTCTGCCGTCAAGGATGGCTTCATGGAGAAGCACGACCAGAGCCGCCGACAGTGGGGTGGTGGTATCATGGGCGCCAAGGCCCAGATGCGCATTatcaagaagcagaaggctCTGGAGGCTGCCACCAAGATTTAA